In a genomic window of beta proteobacterium MWH-UniP1:
- a CDS encoding transcriptional regulator translates to MALTKNFKETVAARIQSDPRFAEAMLDEAVTLFVNGEPETAKLLLRDLVNATLGFEMLAQQIDKPVKSLHRMLSVHGNPTMTNLSTIFAAIQKQLHVEIRTRVVAV, encoded by the coding sequence ATGGCACTCACAAAAAACTTCAAAGAGACAGTAGCGGCACGCATACAGAGCGACCCAAGGTTTGCTGAAGCGATGCTGGACGAAGCAGTCACTCTATTCGTGAATGGAGAGCCAGAGACTGCCAAGCTTCTTCTGCGCGACTTGGTGAATGCCACGCTGGGTTTTGAAATGCTTGCCCAGCAGATCGATAAGCCGGTGAAAAGTCTTCACCGCATGTTATCAGTGCACGGTAACCCAACTATGACTAACCTATCAACGATTTTTGCTGCGATTCAGAAACAGCTTCATGTTGAAATTCGTACCAGGGTCGTAGCGGTATAG